The stretch of DNA ACACGAATTTTCTCGGGCATTTCTCTTTATGTATTCGGTACGTTATTTTTATCAATTTTTATTCTGTTAACTTTACCGATGATATCGCTGGCGTCGGTAAAACAAACCGATCAATCAAGAGAATAATATTCATCTGGTTTTATTGTATATTACACTGTTAAATTTTATTGACTGTGGGTATATAGTTATAAGCTTGACAGAAAAGCTAATTATGGTAAAATAGTGATAATAAAAGCAAAGGATTTGAGCAGATGAAGTTTTCCGAAATGCAGTATGTCCGGCCCAACCCCGAAAAAGTCGGTGCAATATATGAAAAACTGATCGCGCAGGTCAAAAATGCCGAAATCGCGCAAGATGTGTTCGACGCAATTATGGAACACGAAAAAGTTCTGATGGATTTTTCGACTGCGCAGGCGTTGGTGAATGTCCGCCACTCCATCGACACCGAAGATAAATTTTATGATGAGGAAAACGACTTTTTGGATCAGGCGGGGCCGTTGTTTGAAGAGAAAATGCAGCCGTTTATTAAGGCACTGCTCGACAGCAAATTCCGCCCCGACTGTGAAAAACGATTCGGCAAGCTGCTGTTTATCAATGCCGAACTCTCGGTCAAGTGCTTTTCTCCGGCCATCATTGACCTGCTGCAGGAAGAAAACAAACTCGTCAGCGAATACGACAAGCTCATTGCGAGCGCCAAGATCGATTTCGACGGCAAGACGTTGAATTTGGCGCAATTGGGACCGTATAAAGAAAACGCCGACCGCGCTGTACGCAAAGCCGCTTACGAAGCCGACGGAAACTTCTTTATGTCCCACGAAAAAGAGTTTGACGAAATTTACGATAAACTCGTCAAAGTGCGCACCGAGATCGGCAAGAAGCTCGGTTACAAAAATTTTATTCCGGTCGGTTATATGCGCATGCAGCGCAACTGCTACACACCCGAAATGGTCACTCGGTTTCGCAAACAGGTACTCGACGATCTGGTTCCGGTCGCAAACCGCCTGCGCGAAATGCAGGCAAAGCGCATCGGACTTGACAAACTGTCGCTGTATGATCTGCTTTATACGTTCAAAGAGGGCAACCCAAAACCCGACGGCACCGCTGATGAACTGGTCGCCGAGGCCGTGAAAATGTATCACGAGATGTCGGAGCGCACCGGCGTTTTCATCGATTTCATGATCGATAACGGCTTGATGGATCTGGTGACCAAGCCTAAAAAATGCGGAGGCGGCTTCTGCACTTTCTTTGCAAATTACAAATCCCCGTTCATCTTCGCCAATTTCAACGACACACAGGGTGATGTCGGCACGCTGACCCATGAAGCGGGACACGCCTACGCGTTTTACGTCGCCGGAGACGACGAGATTTACGAGACCGCCGGGCCTTCGCTCGATGCCTGCGAAATCCACTCGATGTCGATGGAGTTTTTCGCGTGGCCGTGGCTCGAGAAGTTTTACGGAAAAGACGCCGAACGTGCGCGGCTCGCGCACCTCGAGGACGCGGTCACATTCATCCCCTACGGCACAATGGTTGACCACTTTCAGCACATCATGTACGAAAACCCGAACCTGACCCCGGCGCAGCGCCACAAGGAATGGATGAAGCTCGAAAAGCAGTATCGCCCCTATATCGATTTTGAGACTGTGCCGTGTTATTCGCAGGGCAGGGGTTGGCAGCGCCAGTCGCACATCTATGAAGTCGCGTTTTATTATATC from Oscillospiraceae bacterium encodes:
- a CDS encoding M3 family oligoendopeptidase, with the protein product MKFSEMQYVRPNPEKVGAIYEKLIAQVKNAEIAQDVFDAIMEHEKVLMDFSTAQALVNVRHSIDTEDKFYDEENDFLDQAGPLFEEKMQPFIKALLDSKFRPDCEKRFGKLLFINAELSVKCFSPAIIDLLQEENKLVSEYDKLIASAKIDFDGKTLNLAQLGPYKENADRAVRKAAYEADGNFFMSHEKEFDEIYDKLVKVRTEIGKKLGYKNFIPVGYMRMQRNCYTPEMVTRFRKQVLDDLVPVANRLREMQAKRIGLDKLSLYDLLYTFKEGNPKPDGTADELVAEAVKMYHEMSERTGVFIDFMIDNGLMDLVTKPKKCGGGFCTFFANYKSPFIFANFNDTQGDVGTLTHEAGHAYAFYVAGDDEIYETAGPSLDACEIHSMSMEFFAWPWLEKFYGKDAERARLAHLEDAVTFIPYGTMVDHFQHIMYENPNLTPAQRHKEWMKLEKQYRPYIDFETVPCYSQGRGWQRQSHIYEVAFYYIDYCLAQSVALAFWAQSRKDRKNAWERYNKLVDCTGKKTFTELCKVADMTDPFTDGCLKQVAATAFEYLNQLSE